The DNA segment GCAAATTctgatttaatcatttagaaagctCTCACGAAATCAGTTTACTGCCAATGTTCCATGtagtcatgatttttttttatgtggGTGGGTTATAATCAGCTGTTTGTGCACAAGTCCTGACTTGTATAGAGACATTCGCGTCAGCATTTAGAAAGTTCTTAATTATAATTCTACTAAACcattaaatttgtatataattgaATAGGTTTCGTATATATTGTCTGAATCGAAATTGGACAGTTATTGGTTGTGAATATCATGCATTCCTTCAATGTCCTAATGTTGGTATTATTTgtagacaatattttttgaattgGTATTCATCTGGTGataattttaatgctttctaCTCTTTAATTTCTACTGAAgatgataatacaatattaaagttaacaatctATGTATACCAactgttaaacatgataaatatgtaaatgttatgtTGCAACTTCAATACTATGTTTTTTGTACATGTTGTGTATTTTGGGCTGGTGGTCTTTGTTTACTTGAATAaactgaattgaattgaattgatattgtaaagcaaaaataataacTATGTTTGATACAAGTTGTTAATTTTTCCTGTAAATATTTACCATATCCGTTTAATATGACATGGGGCAAGCATTAAACTAATTATCCTAAACACCATGCATTTCAAAGTAATAACCCTCACTTCCCCtattaaatgtcattaaatgGTCAAAGTTGATAAAGAGACACTTTCAAGTTTATGTACCAGCATATAAAATGTCCTGTcatatgtttgaataaactGAGTTACAAGGCTGAATTTATTTGTCCATAAggcatataaacaatttattagtttatttcctATTGAATACactttcactttttaaatttcaaatataagtcGTTGAAATATAGTTATGTGATATCATTTACATGTGTTGTTTAATGAATTGAAACAAGGATTTTGTCATTTGTccattatgttaaaaaacatgttaatacaTGAGGAAATGTTTCAATGTGTGAAAGAGTAAGAAAGAGCAGTTTTTCAATggtttcatattttgttttgacagcaTAGATTTAGGATATGAAATTCTTTCAGCACTTACAAGTTACctatcattgaaatatttataacattataattgaaaaagatacatatattgttgatatacatagtttattaatataatcatgCTTTTTATGTAAGGCTTTGGTTATATATACAGATATTTCAAGATATTAGTAATGAGATATATTTCCTAATATCTTAAAACTGAGActcattgattgttttaatcaatACCTGCATGGATCTATAAACAATTCAAGTCAGTGTTTTCACtataaaactttattaaattttaaatgtcatcGTCTTTTAATATAagatatcattttgtaaattgcaatgTTCAAATCATAAACTGTGAGTTGTGATTGTCAATTCAATTCAGGATGTTTGGAATCAGGATTAATTACCATTAGCTAGCCAATAGCTTATCAAAATTCAGCTTTCTTTTATTAACGGATTGAATAgtgttttgtttggttttaaacaTTCAgagtttaaaatcattgaaagaATCCCAAGTAAAGCCTAACCATGGTGGATTTACATATGAGCAAGCGGCGAACAACATGCAGAGTCCTCATTGATCTCCTTTGCATTGTCTGTGGTAAATGTCCCTTTCTTTAATTTTGATGCTGTTCTATAACTAACTGTGTCTGTATAATGTAGTTATgagtttatttcaacaaaatatattagaTCTTGCATGCAAACTGTCCCTGAGTTTCAAACAGAAATagagaaatgttttgttaaattgtatgatacacatgtatttagaatgatatatatgtttacatgttatatatataataagacaatatttaccatacatgtatttaaaaaaaaatagaaatcgCTTTCCCTTGCTAATACTGCCATAGATGGTTTAAGGGCTGTCTtgctattgattttggggttgAAATTCACCTATATAGGTGTAGAAGTTGtataatcatgtatttttacataGTATTGTGTTGGAATTCACTTCCAAGCTTTTCGTTTCATGTCCGGCCAAAATCAGACAAAAACAGCCAAGATTAGGCTCCTCTTTCTGCAATATGCAGTGAATGCTGTTGCCAGTTAAAATCCATTTCTATTATTGTGCTTCTTTATGATACATGACACAACATTTGACAATGCATTTAACTGTCAAATAAAGTTAATGAGTTTATTCAAAATCCCCTTTTACTATCAAATTTGCAAAGGAAAAGGCTCCGGCATCATTTTCCCCAATAGCAGACAGACTGTCGGCTCTTGTTTATCCTTAACTTTTTCTTCTGAAGTTgacacaacaaaataaaaaaaaattctgaactaccttattttatttttttcaatcaaagtCCTTTACATCTTCTTTTTCTAATCTTGTTTGCTAGACATGTTGCCAGTCATAGAATTACAGGTTCTTTAGACATacattttggttatttagaaTTACGTATAAGGTTTAGAATGGTTATAAGATTCAAAGTCTTATTAATGTTTGATCTCCTATGTTTCAGTTGGTCTGCCAGTTATAATCCTTTTCTTCGCGGCGAAGCCATACCAGCGTGGATTCTACTGTGATGACCAGACATTGATGCACCCGTATCTTAGCAACACCATTCCCACATGGGTTGCAGGATTTGTTGGAATCGTTCTGCCTTGTGTTACTGTgagtgttttaaaatattttttttaaatatatcccTCATTATTTAATGTAGATCCCTCGAATCTTAGAAACCTCATTCCTACCTGCATCGGTCGCTGGATTTGTTGGAAGTAGTCCTGCCATGACCTATTATGAGTATGTAAAAGAGGTAAACCTGTATGTTTGTCAAACCATTTCAATGTGGTTCATGGAATTGGTTGGAAATAGTTCTGCCTTGCGGCACTGTGACAAACGATAACAATGATATTTGTATCAATACgagacattttttatttaatatgaaaagttGATACATCATTCTTGCCTGAACTTAGCTGTTGCAcacccttaaagggactagacaccagaatGTCCCAAAATAGGCAAATACAGTTTTTCCTCAAAGCAAGCCTAGATTTATCAGTACTAGCTAGTTTGAGGCCAATAAAACATCATTGTGCATGATTATAGGAATGTTacgtcgctgtctcagctgagtttaccagtttaaaaataacgcataatggtttccaaggttaaagtgtgtatatttagcatattAATTAAAGTCAAGTGATTAGTACAGGTTGATATAACAATGCTATTTCTAAATTTGCTGGGATTTACCTGGTACACagacccagtaaatttcgaaatgGAAGAATATGTTAAAACTGGGAAAGATCCATTTGTCGTTATGGATGTGCTACATCGGTAAGTAAGATTCTATGCGTTATACacaaagatatcaattttatgtaagatttttgcaatttacttttttgcttggaatggtatcatctggtgtctagtccctttaatttcATCTTCGGTACCCAGTAGATTGATGATATACTACTCCACTGAATAGTCTGGGAAAACTGACTGCAGAATCCTTGTGCTCATGAATTATTAATGAGGTGAATTTCAGACCTTTGATTGGACTCCTGAGACACACCTCAGGCATTTCAGAGAAGTTTTGCTAGCCTATTCACCCTAGCCTAACCCAGTCCAGttattgttatagccttggtgtcgaCATTGTTGTGCAATTTTATATAAACCTTGTCCATAACTTGAATACCATTCGTTTGAAAGGTTCAAGGTATGCAGATGAAACTTGGCATGCCCCTTTTTCAtcttaaataaaacagatgTGTTTGCGAAGCTCCACAGTGCTCATGTTCTTGTTTTAAGATTAAGATTTTGTAGACTACACCGTAACATGTAGTCATTAATAAACGAATAAGCTTTATTTGGTAAACTGACTTGGCAGCAACACTAAGCAAAGGTTAAAACTAAccaattctggattttataaaGCAGGGCTCGTTGAAAATTTTTGATGCCGAACACTCGCTAaagatatgaaatgaaattatcaattatattacAGATTTTAGTCATAGAAGGTATCAAGGCatttaaaaaagtcatttttttgcaataatatttaaggtagttattttatttatttcaaaactaataGCTTTATTGGTTAGCTAAGGTAACGTTTAGtaaattttaaaaggaaaactTTCAATTCTGATTTGTTAAATTTGCATaagatatgaaatgaaattatccATTTTATTACAGATTTTAGTCATAGAAGGTCTCAAGGCATTCAAATCACATGTCACACTATACCACTTCATTGGCACAGTCTACAAGCTTGTAATTCCATTTTTCTTCGGTGCCGGACTGTGTCAGCTGACTACGGACATTGCAAAATACACCGTGGGGAGATTGAGGCCACACTTTCTCACTGTTTGTCAACCAGACGCCGCTGTGTGTGCCATTAACTCAGGTTACTCAAGTTCAGCATTACAGCAGATGAGAGTGATGTAGTGGTAGAAATGTCTGCCTCTTACCAAACATTTCTTGGATTTGTGGTCCACAGGGGCACATTTTTGCAACTCTCAGACTAGAGGctgagggctattccatttaaaacatataacccccgaggggggggggggatgcacttttaaaatataccatccccctacagaagcaaatttacccttttggaTTCCAATtagcgaaaaaagacaccctaccatatactatttaaataattgtcttcacctgtttatatgttttagtgGAATAGCCCTGATGAAAGATGtcttctttttcaaataaaagcaaAAGATATAAACTAAAGCCATACTACTTTGGATTAGTCTAATGGTAAAGGTTTCCTCCTCTCATCCAAGACATGGTGGATTCTAGCCCAACTAGGAGAACTTTTTCTTGAATGCTCATTACAGACATAGTATTAATTTCTGCCTGGGAAACAGACTTGAGAATGATTTATATCGGCTTTCAGTTGTCTTAACCATCAAGCTAAAATAATTTAGTATTTACCAACTTTTTTGGATcacaatttcttattttgtaGTCCTTGCAAAAGAGCAAATCATTCTTCGTTTTTTATGCTAGTTGGCATAGTATGCTTCAAACTTGATTGggtaaaaaataagttttcagaggataaaaaaatgaattcatatgATTTGCTTTTGCCatactgaaatatttgtttatattttttaggtTACATCACAGATGATATTTGTAAAGGAACAGACAGTGCAGCCATTGAAGAGGCCAGGTAAGCACAATTTGAAAGAGACAATTCACAAATGttaagcaaggcccataactctggcttcaataattattgagttattccctcattgaaaacaacaataaaagagtGCCTTTCCCTCCCCAGCacccttttttgttttataaaacaaagtacAATTTTAAACATCAACAAACCTCAATCTTTAATGTTTGAGTTTTGATACAATAGAACAGAtgtgaaattgtaaatattgaataaatggcCTTGAAGGCTGAGTTTTCTGCCTAACCACTGAAACATGATTTTTTAGTTGctttagaaaatgttttaagcTATGGCACTTACAACTGTTTCTTCCCTGACAATGTTTAAAGGTAAGATTTATTTACGATTGCAATGATAAGCACGTAACTTAAGCTGTAAAGAGCTTTTATAGCAACAATCATGTTTCAAATACATGTGATAAGGAGCATTTACAATTCCTGGCTAAAATCAATACTAAATATTGACGAGGCTCTgggtgggaatcaaacccggtACCTTCTGACACAGTGTCTGTCACAGTTGGGGTAAACTTTTTTATGACACACATCAACAAAAGTAAGTGTATGCCCATCTTTTTGTCAGGAACAGATAGGTGGCCATCACCAACGATGCTTCTTATGCATTCTCTTTCTTTTGATTTGTCAATAGATTTTGCCTGatgaatttcaatatttcactTCTACACCggtatttctaaaaataaaatgtgcttTATATTGTTTGCAGGCTGTCATTTCCCTCCGGTCACTCATCTATATCTTTCTACTGCATGATTTGGCTCATGGTAAGTATGGTCTTAGTGAGACTAAAAAAGTAAATGAGTGTTTCCGATTTTCAAAATGAACCTACCTTTTTAACCTGTCCCTAATCTTTCTTATCGCAACCTGACAAACTTCATCTGACTGTTTATGTAATATCCTTGAAGGTATTTCTTTCGATAGTTTCTTGAACCAGCAAGACACATGAATGTGATAATGACACTCAGAACCTATAAAATCTAAGAACAATCCCAACTTACAACCGGTACTCAATTTTTAGCTGGGAGTAAAATTGgaaacatttagatttttggtctTATAACTTGagataaactatttattttattaccgTATGAAAGTTCCCACTTGAATTTTGTATTCCTGTGATGTTCAAATGTTGCTCCTATTTTGGCAGGATGAGTCGTAAAGCTGTGGTATCATGAGCCTTTTGATATATCTGTCTTACAGAACAAGTCATGTACCGgtatattttatgaaagaagTATCTTTTTAACTGGAGTGTTTTAGACAGATGCAAATTGTGATGTGTTTATACAAGCATGAAAGTATTTGATTATTTATCGATCACAAGTAAATTTTCAATCTTTCATAAATTGGTCTTTTTTCCTACACTCCTCAGAACACCATGTACTAttctaatatttctttaaaagaaataatagtttaaaagttgttcaaattgtcCTTTTCTGTGGCCTTACAAGTTACAGTTTTCAGGATCCATTTTACTATGGGTATGTTTTCctttttgtgttttactttattattttatatgattaaGATTGTATTTCATCTGTTTGACAGGCCTATATCCAGTTCAAATTCACATGGAAGCGTTACTGGCTGGTGCGTCCTGTCTTCCAGGCCATAGCGTTCTTCCTGGCGTACTACACAGCCCTGTCTCGAATTTCCGACTATATGCATCACTGGAGCGACGTCCTTTCCGGTGCCATCATTGGCAGTGTTATAAGTCTTCTCAATGTGAGTGGAAAGGCTGAGCTTTTTAGCTTGTAtcatttttcaaagaaaaatgaaCAGGTATTGTCAAAGCCTCAGTGTTGTAGTCATAGCCTCAGTGTTGTAGTCATAGCCTCAGTGTTGTAGTCATAGCCTCAGTGTTGTAGTCTTAGCCTCAGTGTTGTAGTCATAGCCTCAGTGTTGTAGTCATAGCCTCAGTGTTGTAGTCATAGCCTCAGTGTTGTAGTCATAGCCTCAGTGATGTAGCCATAGCCTCAGTGTTGTAGTCATAGCCTCAGTGTTGTAGTCATAGCCTCAGTGTTGTAGTCATAGCCTCAGTGTTGTAGTCATAGCCTCAGTGATGTAGCCATAGCCTCAGTGATGTAGCCATAGCCTCGGTGTTGTAGTCATAGCCTCAGTGTTGTAGTCATAGCCTCAGTGTTGTAGTCATGGCCTCAGTGTTGTAGTCATAGCCTCAGTGTTGTAGTCATAGCCTCAGTGATGTAGCCATAGCCTCGGTGTTGTAGTCATAGCCTCAGTGATGTAGCCATAGCCTCAGTGTTGTAGTCATAGCCTCAGTGTTGTAGTCATAGCCTTGATGTTGTAGTCATAGCCTCAGTGTTGtagtcatagccttggtgtttgAGTCATAGCCTCAGTGTTGTTGtcaggggtgtagaaatgggcCGGGAGCCGGTAAAATAACCCTGTTACTTTAGCATCTCCACCCGGCTAATTTCCCtgcatcaacaaaaataaaatctgttattttttgtcatgtctgttctgtttacatCCGTTTAAAACCCtgattgtttgtattgtttatttaactttCCGCGCGTTCCGACTACAATACAGCATTAGCTCGATACGTGACGTCATTAGTCGCATCCCCCTCTGGGATGTTTTTCAAGTATTAGGTTTGAGTTTCCCAGTGTTccgaatacaataacattagctCGATACATGACCTTATTAGTCGCATCCCCCTCTGcggatgttttgaaattaatgatttgCGAAGCAATGGAgggtgaaataaatatttttttccagacacaaAAAAGCGTAGTAAGTATGCAACATGAGCGTGTCTGGCCTTCTGTTAGTCCTATTACCATTTACGCAACAGTAAATTTTATATACACGTGTTCACCaggtgtaaacaaaatgaacaagcttgcggtgatgtcactgctaaaaataatccattattttgatgaatttttcATGTACGTTGGGTGAAATTTAGTAcgctttaaatgtcacaaagtgtccagatatttcttttggttataaaaatggaataagttagctgcaggtgaaatatctagaaccacagaaaatgaagttagatgtttaatttttagAGGTTAATAGTGATTCAGTCgctgaaagtatataattggtagagaagaaattacatatattattaggaGGGAATAGCTAGCAAATGTCAAGGCATGTGGTctggaatgttataatattatcctGAATCTGAATTTGACAGTAGTTTGGTTCATTAGTTAGCCCTCACTGGTGGGTGGGGGGGATAGTACTCAGTTTCAGTATCATATTAtagtacatttatgttaaggttccctgttacaaaataaacatgcaccagaAGACTAGAATGTTTGGTTAAAAAGGCTTAAATTCATCCCACAAGGGGCGTTGCCCCCTTGACCCTAACAGGGGGAGGACACCCAGACCCCCGCCTACTTTTAGGATATTCCCTGCTACTTGAAttaatttctacacccctgGTTGTCATAGCCTCAGTGTTGTAGTCATAGCCTCGGTGTTGTAGTCATAGCCTCAGTGTTGTAGTCATAGCCTCAgtgttgttgtcatagcctcaGTGTTGTAGTCATAGCCTCAGTGTTGTAGTCATAGCCTCAGTGTTGtagtcatagccttggtgttgtagtCATAGCCTCAGTGTTGTAGTCATAGCCTCAGTGATGTAGCCATAGCCTCAGTGATGTAGCCATAGCCTCGGTGTTGTAGTCATAGCCTCAGTGTTGTAGTCATAGCCTCAGTGTTGTAGTCATAGCCTCAGTGTTGTAGTCATAGCCTCAGTGTTGTagtcaaagccttggtgttgtaGTCATAGCCTCAGTGTTGTAGTCATAGCCTCAGTGTTGTTGTCATGGCCTCAGTGTTGTAGTCATAGCCTCAGTGTTGTTGTCATGGCCTCAGTGTTGTAGTCATAGCCTCGGTGTTGTAGTCATAGCCTCAGTGTTGTAGTCATAGCCTCAGTGTTGTAGTCATAGCCTCGGTGTTGTAGTCATAGCCTCGGTGTTGTAGTCATAGCCTCGGTGTTGTAGTCATAGCCTCGGTGTTGTAGTCATAGCCTCAGTGTTGTAGTCATAGCCTCAGTGTTGTAGTCATAGCCTCAGTGTTGtagtcatagccttggtgtttgAGTCATAGCCTCAGTGTTGTAGTCGCCTCAGTGTTGTTGTCATGGCCTCAGTGTTGTAGTCGCCTCAGTGTTGTAGTCATAGCCTCAGTGTTGTAGTCATAGCCTCAGTGTTGTAGTCATGGCCTCAGTGTTGTAGTCATAGCCTCAGTGTTGTAGTCATAGCCTCAGTGTTGTAGTCATAGCCTCAGTGTTGTAGTCATGGCCTCAGTGTTGTAGTCATAGCCTCAGTGTTGtagtcatagccttggtgtttgAGTCATAGCCTCAGTGTTGTAGTCGCCTCAGTGTTGTTGTCATGGCCTCAGTGTTGTAGTCGCCTCAGTGTTGtagtcatagccttggtgttgtagtCATAGCCTCAGTGATGTAGCCATAGCCTCGGTGTTGTAGTCATAGCCTCAGTGATGTAGCCATAGCCTCGGTGTTGAAGTCATAGCCTCAGTGTTGTAGTCATAGCCTCAGTGTTGTTGTCATACTCGGTGTTGTAGTCATAGCCTCGGTGTTGTAGTCATAGCCTCAGTGTTGTAGTCATAGCCTCAGTGTTGTAGTCATAGCCTCAGTGTTGTAGTCATAGCCTCGGTGTTGTAGTCATAGCCTCAGTGTTGTAGTCATAGCCTCAGTGTTGTAGTCATAGCCTCAGTGTTGTAGTCATAGCCTCAGTGTTGTAGTCATAGCCTCAGTGTTGTTGTCATActcttggtgttgttgtcatcCCAGCGGAGGCAACGTTCAAAAACTTATCTTCACTTACTGAACTCATAAAACAATGAAGACTTGGTATATATATTACCAGacacaatatgcacatgtatagca comes from the Mya arenaria isolate MELC-2E11 chromosome 13, ASM2691426v1 genome and includes:
- the LOC128213832 gene encoding putative phosphatidate phosphatase; protein product: MIEPKETDRFIPQAAHRHRLLTINRYNMEPIRRRMILRVLFDVICIACVGLPVIILFFAAKPYQRGFYCDDQTLMHPYLSNTIPTWVAGFVGIVLPCVTILVIEGLKAFKSHVTLYHFIGTVYKLVIPFFFGAGLCQLTTDIAKYTVGRLRPHFLTVCQPDAAVCAINSGYITDDICKGTDSAAIEEARLSFPSGHSSISFYCMIWLMAYIQFKFTWKRYWLVRPVFQAIAFFLAYYTALSRISDYMHHWSDVLSGAIIGSVISLLNIFFMSNLLPWRKNKCQDCSTSLPLYNRPVVRDTPSTDPAMPV